The Belonocnema kinseyi isolate 2016_QV_RU_SX_M_011 chromosome 10, B_treatae_v1, whole genome shotgun sequence genome has a window encoding:
- the LOC117181214 gene encoding glycine-rich cell wall structural protein-like, with protein MVSARTVIIFFLGCIIALSQMAGSDAKGGGGGGHGGGGGHGGGGGHSSGGGKGGSGGKSAGKGIGKGGKNFVKEDPGSCGYICRVGCGVGGTAGMGLGYDNQSLEHGPIYIVTPTVPVCNPDVLSPNCP; from the coding sequence ATGGTATCCGCAAGAACTGTTATTATCTTCTTCCTAGGATGCATTATTGCACTGTCTCAAATGGCCGGTTCTGACGCCAAAGGCGGCGGCGGAGGTGGACATGGTGGTGGAGGTGGTCACGGCGGTGGAGGTGGACACAGTAGCGGAGGCGGAAAGGGTGGAAGTGGGGGGAAAAGTGCCGGAAAAGGTATTGGAAAAGGgggaaaaaattttgtgaaagaaGATCCCGGAAGTTGTGGCTATATATGCCGCGTTGGCTGTGGCGTTGGTGGCACTGCTGGCATGGGCCTTGGTTACGACAACCAATCCTTGGAACATGGCCCAATATATATTGTGACTCCAACTGTACCAGTTTGCAACCCCGACGTTTTATCACCAAATTGTCCATAG